One window of Trichoderma breve strain T069 chromosome 3, whole genome shotgun sequence genomic DNA carries:
- a CDS encoding amidase domain-containing protein: protein MANSLFNVLTTTAVDLQRLLADNQITSVQIVQQCLDQIDRHEPALNALISPAPRDKVLRAAAALDEERSNGSLRGAFHGIPIVLKDSFITASNLGMSNTAGSWAFVGAKASKNSAIAQLLIDAGLIIIGKANMTEFAGMKMTKMMPGWSSHGGQTLSPYVGKIEENETLLGHSAPGGSSTGSAVAVAAGFSPLAMGTETIGSIVTPSTRAGLYALKVTTGALDTTGTYSMTDFFDSVGPMAKSSADVRTMAEILLQRRFNSSDFGTWKGLSVGFLDPNVWKMAKEMCPPHEGTAEQMVEEYENVAKLLQKDGCSLKYPVNIADVDKLTVDGEQAIMPIAFWEFKNVGILRFIESFDECPVSSAEDIVKFNKDNSEKAMPPPYTEQGDLEKTLSCNDDPAKIEGLRNGLRQVGQQIIDTAFDTQGVNLIVAPGDSSLCIHAAAAVGYPIATVPVGQLRYNGRPFGLCILARANEEELLLRFMAAYEAVAAPRPVPSL from the exons ATGGCCAACTCATTATTTAATGTTCTAACCACAACTGCCGTGGATCTACAGCGGCTTCTGGCGGACAACCAAATCACCAGCGTCCAGATTGTCCAACAGTGCTTGGACCAAATAGATCGCCATGAACCAGCTCTTAATGCCCTCATCTCCCCCGCACCCCGCGATAAAGTGTTgcgcgctgctgcagccttggatgaagagcgcAGCAATGGCAGTTTACGTGGCGCATTTCACGGAATCCCGATTGTTCTCAAG GACAGCTTCATAACGGCTTCCAATCTTGGGATGAGCAACACCGCAGGATCATGGGCTTTTGTCGGTGCCAAAGCCAGCAAAAATTCTGCCATCGCACAGTTGCTGATAGATGCTGGTCTCATAATAATAGGAAAGGCTAACATGACG GAATTTGCTGGCATGAAAatgacaaagatgatgccaGGATGgtccagccatggcggccaaACATTATCTCCATACGTGGGCAAgattgaagaaaatgaaaccCTATTAGGGCACTCG GCCCCAGGAGGATCCTCCACCGGCTCTGCAGTTGCTGTGGCAGCTGGCTTTAGTCCTCTAGCAATGGGCACAGAAACGATCGGATCCATCGTCACCCCTTCGACGCGTGCTGGTCTTTATGCTCTCAAAGTTACAACTGGCGCTCTAGATACTACTGGTACATACTCAATGACAGACTTCTTTGACAGCGTAGGGCCCATGGCAAAGAGCTCCGCAGACGTGCGAACAATGGCCGAGATCCTATTGCAGCGCAGGTTTAACTCTTCAGATTTCGGGACTTGGAAGGGGCTGTCTGTCGGATTTCTGGACCCCAATGTGTGGAAAATGGCGAAGGAGATGTGTCCGCCGCACGAAGGCACTGCAGAACAAATG GTAGAAGAATATGAAAACGTCGCCAAACTCCTTCAGAAAGATGGCTGCTCGTTGAAATACCCCGTCAATATTGCCGACGTGGACAAGTTGACGGTGGATGGAGAGCAGGCCATCATGCCCATCGCAT TCTGGGAGTTTAAAAACGTAGGTATACTCCGCTTCATCGAGTCGTTTGACGAATGCCCCGTCAGCAGTGCAGAGGATATTGTCAAGTTCAACAAAGACAATAGCGAAAAGGCGATGCCCCCGC CATACACTGAACAAGGTGACCTCGAAAAAACTCTCAGCTGCAACGATGACCCAGCAAAGATTGAGGGGCTACGGAATGGCCTCCGACAGGTAGGCCAACAGATTATCGACACTGCCTTCGACACCCAGGGTGTGAACCTTATCGTGGCTCCTGGCGATAGTTCTCTCTGTATACacgccgccgcagcag TAGGCTATCCAATCGCAACGGTGCCTGTGGGCCAACTGCGATATAATGGACGACCGTTTGGCTTGTGTATATTGGCTAGAGCaaacgaagaagagctaCTATTGCGTTTCATGGCGGCATACGAGGCGGTTGCTGCTCCCCGTCCGGTACCAAGTTTGTAA